The nucleotide window GACTATTTGAGTTGGCGTCAGGGTGCCTGGTGTCGGACATTTTTTCCGGGCGCTTCATCCGGAAAATGTGTCGGACCGCTGCGGCGGACCGACCGGCTTTTTGCTCAGGAAATCGGCAACATCATGCGAAAACCAGTATTACGGCATACCCCAGCTTTGCAGTAGCTCAGGCAACAGGCGTCAGCAGCGGCATCCCGCCGAAATGCGCGAGCAGGTTGTCGACGACGAGCTGTCCCATCGCATGCCGCGTTTCCACGGTAAGACTGCCCACGTGCGGCGTCAGCACCACGTTCGGCAGCGCGGTCAGCGCGGCGGGGACCGACGGCTCGTCGGCAAACACGTCCAGCGCGGCGGCGCCCAGCCGGCCGTCGGCCAGCGCGTCGGCCAGCGCCGGTTCGTCGACCAGCGAGCCGCGCGCGATGTTGACCAGGGTGCCCTCCGGCCCCAGCGCGTCCAGCACCGCCGCATCCACGGTGGCCCGCGTGGCCGCGCCGCCCGGGGCACAGACCACCAGGTAATCGCTGTCGCGCGCCAGGTCGAGCAGCGACGCGGCGCGCGGCACCGTCACGCCCTCCTTCACGTTCGGCTGCCAGTAGCGCAGCTGCAGGCCGAATGCCGCCAGCCGCGCGGCGACCGCCTGGCCGATGCGCCCGAAACCATAGATGCCGGCGACCTTGCCGCGCAGCGCGCGCGCCGGCTTGACCGGCATGCCGGCCTGCCACTGGCCGGCGCGAACGTAGCGGTCCAGCGAAGGGATGCGGCGCGCCGCTGCCAGCAACAGCGCCACCGCCAGGTCCGCCACGTCGTCCGTCAGCACGCCGGGCGTGTTCGTCACGCGGATACCACGCGGGCGCAGCGCGGCGAAATCCACCGCATCGACACCGATGCCGTTGACGGCCACGATCTCGAGGCGCGGCAGCTGCGCCGCCAGCGCCGCGCCGATGCCGGCCATGCCGGTGGTGGCCACGCCCCGCACGTTTGGCGCCACGCCGGCGATGAAGGCGGCGCGCCCGTCCGGTGCCACCTGCCACACGTGGTGGCAAACGAAATGCTGTTCCAGCTGCGCCATGACGGACATCGACGGACTGGCCGCCATCACGAGGATTTCCGGTTTCATCTGATTTGCTTCATGAGTGAACGATTAGCCATTCTAGTGGATCGCCAGCAAGGCGTGGCGACCGCTCGGCACGGAAGAGCCCGCCCCTACCTCCGGTCAGTTGCCATTGTTCAATTTCCGGATGACACTTTCTTACAATTTCTTCACATCTTCGACTTAAATGGAAGGCAATATACGCCCCTTGCATATAAGTACTCGACAAGCCAGGACGATGACCTCATCCCTTTCGCCGTGCATCCATCGCCGTTTCGAGCGCCAGGCCGCGCTGGCGCCGCATGCCATCGCACTGCAGGGACCCGACGGCAGCGTCACGTACGCGGACCTGAACGCGGCCGCGAACCGGCTGGCGCGGCACCTGCAGCGGCGCGGCGCGCGTCCCGGCGCGCTGGTGGCACTGTGCCTGGAGCGCGGCGCGGCCCTGGTGACGGCGATGCTGGCGGTGCTGAAGACCGGCGCCGCCTACCTGCCCGTCGACCCGGCTTACCCGGCAGCGCGTATCGCCTTCATGCTGGCCGACGCCGATCCGGCGGTCACCGTGACACGCCAGGATTGCGCCGGCATGCTGTGCCCGCGGGTTGCCGCGCTGTGGCTCGACAGCGCGCCCTGGGCAGCGGAAGACGACGCGAACCTGCCGCGCGACGTCGACGCAGGCAGCCTGGCCTACGTGATTTATACGTCCGGCTCCACCGGGCAGCCGAAGGGGGTGCTGGTCGAACATCGCCAGCTGGCCAGCCATGTCGACGCGTTCGCCGCGCTGGCCGGCCTGTCGCCGCGCGACCGGGTGCTGCAGTTCGCCGCGCCTGCGTTCGACGTGCTGGCCGAGGAAGTCTGGCCCACGCTTCTCCATGGCGCCACGCTGGTGCTGCGCGACCCCGGCCCGGCCGACGCGCTGGCCGCCTTCACGCGGCAGGTCGAGGCGCGCCGCATCACGGTGCTGAACCTGCCGGCCTCGTTCTGGCACCCGTGGTGC belongs to Pseudoduganella albidiflava and includes:
- a CDS encoding 2-hydroxyacid dehydrogenase, with translation MKPEILVMAASPSMSVMAQLEQHFVCHHVWQVAPDGRAAFIAGVAPNVRGVATTGMAGIGAALAAQLPRLEIVAVNGIGVDAVDFAALRPRGIRVTNTPGVLTDDVADLAVALLLAAARRIPSLDRYVRAGQWQAGMPVKPARALRGKVAGIYGFGRIGQAVAARLAAFGLQLRYWQPNVKEGVTVPRAASLLDLARDSDYLVVCAPGGAATRATVDAAVLDALGPEGTLVNIARGSLVDEPALADALADGRLGAAALDVFADEPSVPAALTALPNVVLTPHVGSLTVETRHAMGQLVVDNLLAHFGGMPLLTPVA